Proteins encoded in a region of the Streptomyces sp. PCS3-D2 genome:
- a CDS encoding acyltransferase → MDNRTSRRSGRWSHGTVAELLTGRNNSLGFIRLILATAVVVSHSRVLGFGKTEFGHSFTQGQADLGKWSVYGFFILSGILVTRSGVRLGLGRFLWHRALRLLPGLWVCLFLTAFAAAPVLYGKLHGTLDGFWGHAWGPVEYLRSNGAIQLNQNDVANVMSDAVAKGVAHDRSIDGALWSLYYEVLCYAGVALLALTGVLARARRAVLLIAGLLGWLVIRQAVGDRFWAGAFDAVYFHPVDIPVLGFTNPVLVIYLGFAFALGAVIESYRERIPVSDLLGWASLLVLVLSAHYGYLFAVGLPAFAYVLVWLAIRLPAPFRRVGARNDYSYGIYIYGFVVEQALVILGFARWGLLPYLGLSLAVTVLLAVFSWHCVEKPAMRLKDLGDRRGGAGRPGNAGQSPAVRDPALQDPAIEADERDKAAVRA, encoded by the coding sequence GTGGACAACCGCACTTCTCGGCGGTCGGGGCGGTGGTCCCACGGCACCGTTGCCGAGCTGCTGACCGGCCGGAACAACAGCCTGGGCTTTATCCGACTGATTCTGGCGACGGCCGTCGTCGTCTCCCACTCGCGCGTGTTGGGCTTCGGGAAGACCGAATTCGGCCACTCATTCACCCAAGGCCAGGCCGACCTCGGAAAGTGGTCGGTCTACGGGTTCTTCATCCTCTCGGGAATCCTCGTCACGCGCAGCGGGGTACGCCTGGGACTGGGGAGATTCCTGTGGCACCGGGCACTACGCCTGTTGCCCGGACTGTGGGTTTGCCTGTTCCTGACGGCATTCGCCGCCGCCCCGGTCCTGTACGGGAAACTCCACGGGACGCTGGACGGATTCTGGGGGCACGCCTGGGGGCCGGTGGAGTACCTGCGCTCCAACGGCGCGATCCAGCTCAACCAGAACGACGTCGCGAACGTGATGTCCGACGCCGTGGCCAAGGGCGTCGCACACGACCGGAGCATCGACGGGGCCCTGTGGTCGCTGTACTACGAGGTCCTCTGCTACGCGGGCGTAGCACTGCTGGCCCTGACGGGTGTTCTCGCACGTGCCCGGCGCGCCGTGCTGCTGATCGCCGGCCTCTTGGGCTGGCTCGTCATCAGGCAGGCCGTCGGCGACCGCTTCTGGGCGGGGGCCTTCGACGCCGTCTACTTCCACCCAGTCGACATTCCCGTACTGGGCTTCACGAATCCGGTCCTCGTCATCTACCTCGGATTCGCCTTCGCCCTCGGAGCGGTCATCGAGTCGTACCGCGAGCGGATACCCGTCAGCGACCTGCTCGGCTGGGCCTCCCTGCTCGTGCTCGTGCTCAGCGCGCACTACGGGTACCTCTTCGCCGTGGGCCTGCCGGCCTTCGCCTACGTCCTGGTGTGGCTGGCGATCCGCCTCCCGGCACCCTTCCGCCGGGTCGGCGCGCGCAACGACTATTCGTACGGCATCTACATCTACGGCTTCGTGGTCGAACAGGCGCTGGTCATTCTGGGCTTCGCCCGCTGGGGCCTGCTGCCCTACCTGGGTCTGAGCCTGGCGGTGACGGTGCTGCTGGCGGTGTTCTCCTGGCACTGCGTGGAGAAGCCCGCGATGCGCCTGAAGGACCTGGGCGACCGCCGAGGCGGAGCCGGGCGGCCGGGGAACGCGGGGCAGTCCCCGGCGGTGCGGGATCCGGCGCTGCAGGACCCGGCCATCGAGGCGGACGAACGGGACAAGGCCGCCGTCCGCGCCTGA
- a CDS encoding glycosyltransferase family 2 protein produces the protein MQHAAPPAHEAAGWSAPALSVVIPIYNEQEALPLTVARLRPILDGMGIDYEVVGVDDGSTDATPMIMQKTRQDWPELRTVRFARNSGHQAALTAGIHRARGEYVVSIDADLQDPPEKIVEMYEMAREKDLDIVYGVRSDRGTDTFFKRRTAGVYYWLMRKLVGKSMPNQAGDFRLLSRAAVDALKSLPEHQPVYRLLVPWLGFNSGEVAYVREERVAGSTHYPLSKMVRLALDSITNFSASPLRLATWLGLLSFLVCFCLAIYTTLQYTFGSTVPGWSSLFIGMLFIGGVQLICVGLLGEYIGRIYSAVQARPAYFVGYDSAEDSAVAVRK, from the coding sequence ATGCAGCATGCAGCACCTCCGGCGCACGAGGCGGCCGGCTGGTCGGCGCCCGCGCTGTCCGTCGTGATCCCCATCTACAACGAGCAGGAGGCTCTGCCTCTGACCGTGGCGCGCCTGCGCCCGATCCTCGACGGCATGGGGATCGACTACGAGGTCGTCGGTGTCGACGACGGCAGCACCGACGCCACTCCGATGATCATGCAGAAGACCCGCCAGGACTGGCCCGAGCTGCGCACGGTCCGTTTCGCCCGCAACTCGGGGCATCAGGCCGCGCTGACCGCCGGCATCCACCGGGCCCGCGGCGAGTACGTCGTGAGCATCGACGCCGACCTCCAGGATCCCCCGGAGAAGATCGTCGAGATGTACGAAATGGCCCGCGAGAAGGACCTGGACATCGTCTACGGCGTCCGCAGCGACCGCGGCACGGACACCTTCTTCAAGCGACGCACGGCCGGTGTCTACTACTGGTTGATGCGCAAGCTCGTCGGCAAGAGCATGCCCAACCAGGCCGGCGACTTCCGCCTGCTCAGCCGGGCCGCCGTCGACGCGCTCAAGTCCCTGCCCGAGCACCAGCCCGTCTACCGGCTGCTCGTGCCGTGGCTCGGCTTCAACAGCGGCGAGGTCGCCTACGTTCGCGAGGAGCGGGTTGCGGGCAGCACGCACTACCCGCTGTCCAAGATGGTCCGTCTGGCCCTCGACAGCATCACCAACTTCTCCGCCAGCCCGCTGCGACTCGCCACCTGGCTCGGCCTGCTCAGCTTCCTGGTCTGCTTCTGCCTGGCGATCTACACGACACTCCAGTACACGTTCGGTTCGACCGTGCCCGGCTGGTCCTCGCTGTTCATCGGCATGCTGTTCATCGGCGGTGTCCAGCTCATATGCGTGGGCCTGCTCGGCGAGTACATAGGCCGGATCTACTCGGCCGTCCAGGCCCGGCCTGCCTACTTCGTCGGCTACGACTCGGCCGAAGACTCAGCGGTCGCAGTGCGGAAGTAG
- the tesB gene encoding acyl-CoA thioesterase II, which produces MNEALTDLLDLLDLEQIEENIFRGTSRTSLVPRVFGGQVAAQALVAAGRTVPADRLPHSLHSYFLRTGDSGAPIVYSVDRIRDGRSFTTRRVVAVQHGQPIFHLSASFQTYEEGLEHQVPMPSAPDPESLPTAAEALPRYRETFRDPGTVERLLEARGAVDLRYATTPPWGTVGEPLEPRSQVWFRTQGKLADDPLLHTCLATYVSDMTLLDAVLLAHGRGGWAVGDVVGASLDHAMWFHRPFRADEWLLYDQESPSAHGGRGLGQARIYTQDGRLAITVIQEGVVRVPRT; this is translated from the coding sequence TTGAACGAGGCACTGACGGATCTCCTCGATCTGCTCGACCTGGAGCAGATCGAGGAGAACATCTTCCGCGGCACCAGCCGTACCTCCCTGGTGCCGCGCGTGTTCGGCGGCCAGGTGGCCGCACAGGCCCTGGTCGCGGCCGGGCGCACGGTGCCCGCGGACCGTCTGCCGCACTCGCTGCACTCCTATTTCCTGCGCACCGGCGACTCCGGCGCCCCGATCGTCTACTCCGTGGACCGGATCCGCGACGGGCGGTCCTTCACCACCCGGCGCGTGGTCGCCGTCCAGCACGGGCAGCCGATCTTCCACCTCTCCGCGTCCTTCCAGACGTACGAGGAAGGGCTGGAGCACCAGGTCCCGATGCCGTCCGCACCGGACCCCGAGTCCCTGCCGACGGCCGCCGAGGCGCTGCCGCGGTACCGCGAGACCTTCCGCGACCCGGGCACCGTCGAGCGGCTGCTGGAGGCGCGCGGCGCGGTGGACCTGCGGTACGCGACCACCCCGCCCTGGGGCACCGTCGGCGAACCGCTGGAACCGCGCTCGCAGGTCTGGTTCCGCACGCAGGGCAAGCTGGCCGACGACCCGCTGCTGCACACCTGCCTGGCCACCTACGTCTCCGACATGACCCTGCTCGACGCGGTCCTGCTCGCGCACGGGCGCGGCGGCTGGGCGGTGGGCGACGTGGTCGGCGCCTCGCTGGACCACGCAATGTGGTTCCACCGGCCCTTCCGCGCGGACGAATGGCTGCTGTACGACCAGGAGTCCCCCTCGGCCCACGGCGGCCGCGGCCTGGGCCAGGCCCGCATCTACACCCAGGACGGCCGCCTGGCGATCACGGTCATCCAGGAGGGCGTGGTCCGCGTCCCGCGGACCTGA
- a CDS encoding acyl-CoA dehydrogenase family protein, which translates to MRRTVFNEDHEAFRETIRAFVEAEVVPVYDEWFAAGQAPRDFYYKLGELGVFGINVPEEFGGAGLDTHKFEAVLYEETSRAGVNFGGSGVHVLLALPYIKMLADDEQKKRFLPKFVSGEEMWALAMTEPGTGSDVAGMKTTAKLSEDGTHYVLNGAKTFITGGVHADRVIVCARTSAPSEDDRRFGISLFAVDTKSEGYSIGRKLDKLGLKTSDTAELAFVDVKVPVEDLLGEEGKGFYYLGHNLASERWGIAFGAYAQAAAAVRFAQSYVTERTVFGKPVAHFQNTKFELAACQAEVDAAQAVADRALEALDAGELTPAEAASAKLFCTEVAHRVIDRCLQLHGGYGYMNEYPIARLYADNRVNRIYGGTSEIMKSIIAKSMGL; encoded by the coding sequence GTGCGCCGCACCGTTTTCAACGAGGACCACGAGGCGTTCCGCGAGACCATCCGCGCCTTCGTCGAGGCCGAGGTCGTCCCCGTCTACGACGAGTGGTTCGCCGCCGGCCAGGCGCCGCGCGACTTCTACTACAAGCTCGGCGAGCTGGGCGTCTTCGGCATCAACGTGCCCGAGGAGTTCGGCGGCGCCGGCCTGGACACCCACAAGTTCGAGGCCGTCCTCTACGAGGAGACCTCCCGCGCGGGCGTGAACTTCGGCGGCTCCGGCGTGCACGTGCTGCTCGCCCTGCCCTACATCAAGATGCTCGCCGACGACGAGCAGAAGAAGCGCTTCCTGCCGAAGTTCGTCTCCGGCGAGGAGATGTGGGCGCTGGCCATGACCGAGCCGGGCACCGGCTCCGACGTCGCGGGCATGAAGACCACCGCCAAGCTCTCCGAGGACGGCACCCACTACGTCCTGAACGGCGCCAAGACCTTCATCACCGGCGGCGTGCACGCCGACCGCGTGATCGTCTGCGCCCGCACCTCCGCCCCGAGCGAGGACGACCGCCGCTTCGGCATCTCCCTGTTCGCCGTGGACACCAAGTCCGAGGGCTACTCCATCGGCCGCAAGCTCGACAAGCTGGGCCTGAAGACCTCCGACACCGCCGAACTGGCCTTCGTCGACGTGAAGGTCCCGGTCGAGGACCTGCTGGGCGAGGAGGGCAAGGGCTTCTACTACCTCGGCCACAACCTCGCCTCCGAGCGCTGGGGCATCGCCTTCGGTGCGTACGCCCAGGCCGCCGCGGCCGTCCGGTTCGCCCAGAGTTACGTCACGGAGCGCACCGTCTTCGGCAAGCCCGTCGCGCACTTCCAGAACACCAAGTTCGAACTGGCCGCCTGCCAGGCCGAGGTGGACGCAGCCCAGGCCGTCGCAGACCGTGCCCTGGAGGCCCTGGACGCCGGCGAGCTGACCCCGGCCGAGGCCGCCTCCGCGAAGCTGTTCTGCACCGAGGTCGCGCACCGCGTCATCGACCGCTGCCTCCAGCTGCACGGCGGCTACGGCTACATGAACGAGTACCCGATCGCCCGCCTGTACGCCGACAACCGCGTCAACCGCATCTACGGCGGCACCAGCGAGATCATGAAGTCGATCATCGCCAAGTCGATGGGTCTGTAA
- the speB gene encoding agmatinase, producing the protein MSTQPRGPVDSSRIPRYAGPATFARLPRLDEVGSADVAVVGVPFDSGVSYRPGARFGGNAIREASRLLRPYNPAQDASPFALAQVADAGDIAVNPFNINEAVETVEAAADELLAGGSRLMTLGGDHTIALPLLRSVAKKHGPVALLHFDAHLDTWDTYFGAEYTHGTPFRRAVEEGILDTEALSHVGTRGPLYGKQDLDDDAKMGFGIVTSADVYRRGADEVADQLRQRIGDRPLYISIDIDVLDPAHAPGTGTPEAGGMTSRELLEIIRGLSSCNLVSADVVEVAPAYDHAEITSVAASHTAYELTTIMSRQIAASKAK; encoded by the coding sequence ATGAGCACGCAGCCGCGCGGACCCGTCGACTCCTCCCGCATCCCGCGCTACGCGGGCCCGGCGACCTTCGCCCGGCTGCCCCGCCTCGACGAGGTCGGCTCCGCCGACGTCGCCGTCGTCGGCGTGCCCTTCGACTCCGGCGTCTCCTACCGCCCCGGCGCCCGCTTCGGCGGCAACGCCATCCGCGAGGCCTCCCGCCTGCTGCGCCCCTACAACCCGGCGCAGGACGCCTCCCCCTTCGCCCTCGCGCAGGTCGCGGACGCCGGTGACATCGCGGTGAACCCCTTCAACATCAACGAGGCCGTCGAGACGGTGGAGGCCGCTGCCGACGAGCTCCTCGCGGGCGGCTCCCGCCTGATGACCCTCGGCGGCGACCACACCATCGCCCTCCCGCTGCTCCGCTCCGTCGCCAAGAAGCACGGTCCGGTCGCCCTGCTGCACTTCGACGCGCACCTGGACACCTGGGACACCTACTTCGGCGCCGAGTACACCCACGGCACGCCGTTCCGCCGCGCCGTCGAGGAAGGCATCCTCGACACCGAGGCCCTCTCCCACGTCGGCACCCGCGGCCCGCTGTACGGCAAGCAGGACCTCGACGACGACGCGAAGATGGGCTTCGGCATCGTCACCTCGGCGGACGTCTACCGCCGCGGCGCCGACGAGGTCGCCGACCAGCTGCGCCAGCGCATCGGCGACCGCCCGCTCTACATCTCCATCGACATCGACGTCCTGGACCCGGCGCACGCGCCCGGCACCGGCACCCCCGAGGCGGGCGGCATGACCTCCCGCGAGCTGCTGGAGATCATCCGCGGATTGTCCTCCTGCAACCTCGTTTCCGCCGACGTGGTCGAGGTCGCCCCGGCGTACGATCACGCGGAGATCACCTCGGTCGCGGCCTCGCACACCGCGTACGAGCTCACCACCATCATGAGCCGCCAGATCGCGGCGTCGAAGGCGAAGTAG
- a CDS encoding thiamine pyrophosphate-binding protein — protein MTHDHDLVLRPTAAQTAAALAPPPGRTGGDLVVETLRSLGATTVFGLPGQHALGLFDAVGRSDLRLVTLRVENNAGFAADAYGRITGEAAPLLLSTGPGALTALPALAEAAAASAPVLAISSQVPVAGLGGGRRGHLHELRDQSASFRDVVKSVHEARTASQIPSVVAEAWESALTAPHGPVWVEIPEDVLQSETIVPQVTGMDATPHELAPRPELTALAAHWLSRASRPVIIAGGGVVRSDASGKLRQLAERLGAPVVTTFGGKGAFPWTHPLSLQSWLEDRHMTDFLEDADVLLVVGSGLGELSSNYHTFFPTGRIVQIDADLGKLESNHPALGIHADARLALQALLETVDERQDDHAPERVRMVLEDIAARLADQDLALEQSLLASIRTALPARSPSFWDMTILSYWAWSAFDARHPNTMHSAQGAGGLGYAFPAALGACVAEPGTPVLAVSGDGGAMYSLAELATARQHDLDVTWLIVDDGGYGILRAYMTDAFEGRTTGTDLTRPDFAALARSFGVPAATTTPESLTGDLRKALATPGPSVLVLPATLRMFAPTHL, from the coding sequence GTGACGCACGACCACGACCTGGTACTCCGTCCCACCGCGGCCCAGACGGCCGCCGCGCTCGCGCCGCCGCCGGGGCGCACGGGCGGAGACCTGGTCGTGGAGACGCTGCGCTCGCTGGGCGCCACCACCGTGTTCGGACTGCCGGGGCAGCACGCCCTCGGCCTCTTCGACGCGGTGGGGCGCTCCGACCTGCGGCTGGTCACCCTGCGGGTGGAGAACAACGCCGGATTCGCGGCGGACGCGTACGGCCGGATCACCGGCGAGGCGGCACCCCTCCTGCTGTCCACCGGCCCCGGCGCGCTCACCGCCCTGCCGGCTCTGGCGGAGGCGGCGGCGGCCTCCGCGCCGGTGCTCGCCATCTCCTCCCAGGTGCCGGTCGCAGGCCTCGGCGGCGGGCGGCGCGGCCACCTGCACGAGCTGCGCGACCAGTCCGCGTCCTTCCGCGACGTGGTCAAGTCGGTCCACGAGGCGCGCACCGCCTCCCAGATCCCCTCGGTCGTCGCCGAGGCCTGGGAGTCAGCGCTCACGGCCCCGCACGGCCCGGTCTGGGTGGAGATCCCGGAGGACGTCCTGCAGTCGGAGACGATCGTCCCGCAGGTCACGGGCATGGACGCGACCCCGCACGAGCTCGCGCCCCGCCCGGAGCTGACCGCGCTGGCCGCCCACTGGCTGTCGCGGGCCTCCCGCCCGGTGATCATCGCGGGCGGCGGGGTCGTCCGCTCCGACGCCTCCGGCAAGCTCAGGCAGCTGGCGGAGCGGCTGGGCGCACCCGTGGTCACCACCTTCGGCGGCAAGGGCGCCTTCCCCTGGACGCACCCGCTGTCCCTCCAGTCCTGGCTGGAGGACCGCCACATGACGGACTTCCTGGAGGACGCCGACGTGCTCCTCGTCGTCGGCTCGGGCCTGGGCGAGCTGTCCTCGAACTACCACACCTTCTTCCCCACGGGCCGGATCGTCCAGATCGACGCGGACCTCGGCAAGCTGGAGTCCAACCACCCGGCCCTGGGCATCCACGCCGACGCCCGCCTCGCCCTCCAGGCGCTGCTGGAGACCGTGGACGAGCGGCAGGACGACCACGCCCCCGAGCGGGTCCGCATGGTCCTGGAGGACATCGCGGCCCGCCTCGCGGACCAGGACCTGGCCCTGGAGCAGTCCCTCCTGGCCTCGATCCGGACCGCGCTGCCGGCCCGCTCGCCGTCCTTCTGGGACATGACGATCCTGTCCTACTGGGCGTGGTCGGCCTTCGACGCCAGGCACCCCAACACCATGCACTCGGCCCAGGGCGCGGGCGGCCTCGGCTACGCCTTCCCGGCGGCCCTCGGCGCCTGCGTCGCGGAGCCGGGCACCCCGGTGCTCGCCGTCTCGGGGGACGGCGGCGCGATGTACTCGCTCGCGGAGCTGGCGACGGCCCGGCAGCACGATCTGGACGTCACCTGGCTGATCGTGGACGACGGCGGCTACGGCATCCTGCGCGCGTACATGACCGACGCCTTCGAAGGCCGCACCACGGGCACGGACCTCACCCGCCCGGACTTCGCCGCCCTGGCGCGGTCCTTCGGCGTCCCGGCGGCCACGACCACCCCGGAGTCGCTGACGGGTGACCTCAGGAAGGCCCTCGCCACCCCGGGCCCCTCGGTCCTGGTCCTCCCGGCCACCCTCAGGATGTTCGCCCCCACCCACCTCTGA
- a CDS encoding ABC transporter ATP-binding protein — MAAAQTAAGEKRGWVRRLAAHTWRYRANVLLALGSSLAGMAVMALVPLVTKVIIDDVIGDRSKPMGPWAGMLVAAALLVYVLTYIRRYYGGRLALDVQHDLRTEMYDTISRLDGRRQDELSTGQVVGRATTDLQLIQGLLFMLPMTIGNFLLFGISLGIMLWLSPLLTVVALLMAPALWFIAKRSRRKLFPATWYAQSQAAAVASVVDGAVTGVRVVKGFGQEDQETGKLREAGRRLFAGRMRAIRLNSRYTPALQAVPALAQVAMLALGGWMATEGQVTLGTFVAFSTYLAQLVGPVRMLAMVLTVAQQARAGAERVFELIDTEPAIREGVHELPADAPATVEFEDVRFGYDPERPVLDGFSLSVAEGETVAVVGASGSGKSTVSLLMPRFYDADRGTVRIGGHDVRELTYASLRGAIGLVPEDSFLFSDTIRANIAYGHPGATDEQIRAAARAAQADGFVRALPAGYDTKVGEQGLTLSGGQRQRIALARAILTDPRLLLLDDATSAVDARVEHEIHEALRAVMAGRTTLLIAHRRSTLALADRIAVLDRGRLAEIGTHEELQKRSPLYRRLLTDPDALGAGSPRTPDALAMAEFESELDRDLERDIELEAEIDSEPVNAKRRVPAGITPELWRRREEPDTATGPGTAPAAGAGVPGAGHSMAGAVAGTPATPELLAQVAALPPADDRPDVDETRAAAAEDSYGLRRLLRGFWAPLAISLALVAVDAGSGLLLPILIRHGIDQGVEAAVLGAVWVAAGLALAVVVAQWAAQFAETRMTGRTGERVLYSLRVKIFAQLQRLGLDYYERELTGKIMTRMTTDVDSLSTFLQTGLVTAVVSVFTFFGILIALLVLDVELALIVFATLPVLVVGTIVFRRRSVAAYELARDRVSLVNADLQESVSGLRIVQAFRREGSGATRFAERSDSYRQARVRGQWLISVYFPFVQLLSSAAAAAVLIVGAGRVEAGTLTTGALVAYLLYIDLFFAPVQQLSQVFDGYQQATVSLGRIQGLLREPTTTPRPAAPRELPELRGEIAFENVRFQYGTAAERGEKGDALAGISLRIPAGQTVAFVGETGAGKSTLVKMVARFYDPTSGRITADGTDLRELDLTEYRHRLGVVPQESYLFPGTVRDAIAYGRPDASDAEVEAAARAVGAHAMIATLDGGYLHTVAERGRNLSAGQRQLIALARAELVDPDVLLLDEATAALDLATEAQVNRATDRLAGRRTTLVVAHRLTTAARADRVVVMDRGRVVEDGPHADLLALGGRYAELWRTFVGEDEHAAA; from the coding sequence GTGGCGGCGGCACAGACAGCGGCGGGGGAGAAACGGGGCTGGGTCAGGCGGCTGGCCGCCCACACCTGGCGGTACAGGGCGAACGTGCTGCTCGCGCTCGGCTCCTCGCTGGCGGGGATGGCCGTCATGGCGCTCGTGCCGCTGGTCACCAAGGTGATCATCGACGACGTCATCGGGGACCGCTCCAAGCCCATGGGTCCCTGGGCGGGGATGCTCGTGGCCGCGGCCCTGCTCGTGTACGTGCTCACCTACATACGCCGGTACTACGGCGGACGCCTCGCCCTCGACGTGCAGCACGACCTGCGCACCGAGATGTACGACACCATCTCCCGCCTCGACGGGCGGCGCCAGGACGAGCTGTCCACCGGGCAGGTCGTCGGGCGCGCCACCACGGACCTGCAGCTGATCCAGGGCCTGCTCTTCATGCTCCCGATGACCATCGGGAACTTCCTGCTCTTCGGGATATCCCTCGGGATCATGCTGTGGCTGTCGCCGCTGCTGACCGTCGTCGCGCTGCTGATGGCGCCCGCGCTCTGGTTCATCGCCAAGCGCAGCCGCAGGAAGCTCTTCCCCGCCACCTGGTACGCGCAGAGCCAGGCGGCCGCGGTCGCGAGCGTGGTCGACGGGGCCGTGACCGGCGTACGCGTCGTCAAGGGCTTCGGCCAGGAGGATCAGGAGACCGGCAAGCTCCGCGAGGCCGGGCGCCGGCTGTTCGCCGGGCGGATGCGGGCCATCCGCCTCAACTCGCGCTACACCCCCGCCCTCCAGGCCGTGCCCGCGCTCGCCCAGGTCGCCATGCTGGCCCTCGGCGGCTGGATGGCCACCGAAGGGCAGGTCACCCTCGGCACCTTCGTCGCCTTCTCCACCTACCTCGCGCAGCTCGTCGGCCCCGTCCGCATGCTCGCCATGGTCCTCACCGTCGCCCAGCAGGCCCGGGCCGGCGCGGAGCGGGTCTTCGAGCTCATCGACACCGAGCCCGCGATCCGGGAGGGCGTACACGAACTGCCCGCCGACGCGCCCGCCACCGTCGAGTTCGAGGACGTCCGCTTCGGCTACGACCCCGAGCGGCCCGTCCTCGACGGCTTCTCGCTGTCGGTGGCGGAGGGCGAGACCGTCGCCGTCGTCGGCGCCTCGGGCAGCGGGAAGTCCACCGTCTCCCTCCTCATGCCGCGCTTCTACGACGCCGACCGCGGCACCGTCCGCATCGGTGGTCACGACGTCCGCGAGCTGACCTACGCGTCCCTGCGCGGCGCGATCGGCCTCGTCCCCGAGGACTCCTTCCTCTTCTCCGACACCATCCGGGCGAACATCGCCTACGGGCATCCCGGCGCCACCGACGAGCAGATCCGGGCCGCCGCCCGCGCCGCCCAGGCCGACGGATTCGTCCGGGCGCTGCCCGCCGGGTACGACACCAAGGTCGGCGAGCAGGGCCTGACCCTCTCCGGCGGCCAGCGCCAGCGCATCGCCCTGGCCCGCGCCATCCTCACCGACCCCCGGCTGCTGCTCCTCGACGACGCCACCTCCGCCGTGGACGCCCGCGTCGAGCACGAGATCCACGAGGCCCTGCGCGCCGTCATGGCCGGCCGGACCACCCTGCTGATCGCCCACCGCCGCTCCACGCTCGCGCTGGCCGACCGGATCGCCGTGCTGGACCGCGGGCGGCTCGCCGAGATCGGGACGCACGAGGAGCTCCAGAAGCGCTCGCCGCTCTACCGCAGGCTGCTGACCGACCCCGACGCGCTCGGCGCCGGTTCGCCGCGGACCCCGGACGCCCTCGCGATGGCCGAGTTCGAGAGCGAGCTCGACCGCGACCTCGAACGCGACATCGAGCTGGAAGCCGAGATCGACTCCGAGCCCGTCAACGCCAAGCGCAGGGTCCCCGCCGGGATCACCCCCGAGCTGTGGCGCCGACGTGAGGAGCCGGACACGGCGACCGGCCCCGGCACCGCCCCCGCCGCCGGTGCGGGGGTGCCCGGAGCCGGCCACTCGATGGCCGGTGCGGTGGCCGGGACGCCCGCCACTCCCGAACTGCTCGCCCAGGTGGCCGCGCTGCCGCCCGCCGACGACCGGCCCGACGTGGACGAGACCCGCGCGGCCGCCGCCGAGGACAGCTATGGGCTGCGCCGCCTGCTCAGGGGGTTCTGGGCACCGCTCGCCATCAGCCTCGCCCTCGTGGCCGTGGACGCGGGATCCGGACTGCTCCTGCCGATCCTGATCCGCCACGGCATCGACCAGGGCGTGGAAGCGGCCGTGCTCGGCGCCGTCTGGGTGGCCGCCGGGCTCGCCCTCGCCGTCGTCGTCGCCCAGTGGGCCGCACAGTTCGCCGAGACCCGGATGACGGGCCGCACCGGCGAGCGCGTCCTGTACTCCCTCCGCGTCAAGATCTTCGCCCAGCTCCAGCGGCTGGGGCTCGACTACTACGAGCGCGAGCTGACCGGCAAGATCATGACCCGGATGACCACGGACGTGGACTCGCTGTCCACGTTCCTCCAGACCGGGCTGGTCACGGCCGTCGTCTCCGTCTTCACCTTCTTCGGGATCCTGATCGCCCTGCTCGTCCTGGACGTCGAGCTCGCGCTGATCGTCTTCGCGACCCTCCCCGTCCTGGTCGTCGGGACGATCGTGTTCCGCCGCAGGTCGGTCGCCGCCTACGAGCTCGCCCGCGACCGGGTCAGCCTGGTCAACGCCGACCTCCAGGAGTCCGTCTCCGGCCTGCGCATCGTGCAGGCCTTCCGCCGCGAGGGCTCCGGCGCCACCCGCTTCGCCGAGCGCAGCGACTCCTACCGGCAGGCCCGGGTCCGCGGCCAGTGGCTGATATCGGTCTACTTCCCGTTCGTCCAGCTCCTGTCCTCGGCCGCCGCGGCCGCCGTGCTCATCGTCGGCGCGGGCCGGGTCGAGGCCGGGACGCTCACCACCGGCGCCCTCGTCGCGTACCTGCTCTACATCGACCTCTTCTTCGCCCCGGTCCAGCAGCTCTCCCAGGTCTTCGACGGTTACCAGCAGGCCACCGTCTCCCTCGGCCGCATCCAGGGGCTGCTGCGGGAGCCCACCACCACCCCGCGGCCCGCCGCCCCGCGTGAACTGCCGGAGCTGCGCGGCGAGATCGCCTTCGAGAACGTCCGCTTCCAGTACGGGACGGCCGCCGAACGCGGCGAGAAGGGCGACGCCCTGGCCGGGATCAGCCTGCGCATACCCGCCGGGCAGACCGTGGCCTTCGTCGGCGAGACCGGGGCGGGGAAGTCCACGCTGGTGAAGATGGTGGCCCGGTTCTACGACCCGACCTCCGGGCGGATCACCGCCGACGGCACCGACCTGCGGGAGCTCGACCTGACGGAGTACCGCCACCGGCTGGGCGTCGTCCCCCAGGAGTCGTACCTCTTCCCGGGGACGGTTCGCGACGCCATCGCCTACGGTCGGCCGGACGCGAGCGACGCCGAGGTGGAGGCCGCGGCCCGCGCGGTCGGCGCCCACGCCATGATCGCCACCCTGGACGGCGGCTACCTGCACACCGTCGCCGAGCGCGGCCGCAACCTCTCCGCGGGCCAGCGCCAGCTGATCGCGCTGGCCCGCGCCGAGCTGGTCGACCCGGATGTGCTGCTGCTGGACGAGGCCACCGCCGCCCTCGACCTGGCCACCGAGGCCCAGGTCAACCGGGCGACGGACCGGCTGGCGGGTCGGCGCACCACCCTGGTCGTGGCGCACCGGCTGACCACCGCCGCGCGCGCCGACCGGGTCGTCGTGATGGACCGGGGCCGCGTCGTCGAGGACGGCCCGCACGCCGACCTCCTCGCGCTCGGCGGGCGGTACGCGGAGCTGTGGCGCACCTTCGTCGGGGAGGACGAGCACGCGGCGGCCTGA